Part of the Streptomyces sp. RFCAC02 genome is shown below.
TGGCTCGCCGCAGCCCCGCAGCCGCTCGACCCGCCGCCGGCCGGCGGCGCCACCACGCGGCTCGTACCGACCCCCCGGGGAGATGCATGACACACCACCCCTTCCGGTTCGCCGTGACGGCCACCGGGGACCAGCCCGGCGCCGACTGGCCCGGCTTCGCGCGCCGCGCCGAGGACCTGGGCTACGACCTCCTGCTGGTCACCGACCACGTCTCCCAGGGCCTGGCCCCGCTGCCCGCCCTGGCCGCCGCCGCGGCCGTCACGACCCGGATCGGCCTCGGCACCTACGTCCTCGGCAACGACCTGCGCAACCCGGTCCTGCTCGCCCAGGAGGCGGCGACGGTGGACGCCCTGTCCGGCGGACGCCTCACCCTGGGCCTCGGCGCCGGCTGGCTCCCGGCGGACTACCGGAGCACCGGCATCCCGTTCGCCCCCGGCGCGGAACGCCTGGCCCGGCTCACCGAGACGGTCACGGTCGTGGACGAGCTCCTCACCACCGGGAGCTGCCACCACGAAGGGCGGCACCACACCGTCCACGTCGACGACTTCGCCCCGCGCCGCCCGGACGGCACCCGCCCCGACCTGCTCCTCGGCGGCGCCCGGCGCGGCGCGCTCGCGCTGGCCGCGCGCCACGCCGACACCGTGAGCCTGCTGCCGCGCACCACCGCGGAGCACACCATCGACCGGCGGGACACCGCGCCGGATGCCCTGGACCGCAAGATCGCCCACGTCCGCGAGGCAGCCGGCCCCCGCTTCGACCACCTGCGGCTCAACCACGTGCTGTGGGAGTGCATGGTGCTGCCGGACCCGCGCCCCGTCCTGGACGTCTTCGCGCGCGCCATGGACGAGACCCCCGAACAGGTCGCCGACAACCCCGCGATGCTGATCGGCAGCGCCACGTCCGCCGCCGAGCAGGTGGAGCGGCGCAGGGAGCGCTGGGGCCTGTCCACCGTGACCGTGCCGGCCGGTGCGATGGAGGCGATGGCCCCCGTCGTCGCCGCCCTGTCCGGCAAGTGACCGAGCACCATCCGAACAGCGAGGAGAACGAGTGTCGGAGCCATTTCGTCTCGACGGCCGACGCGCCCTGATCACCGGCGCGGGACGCGGCATCGGCCGTGCGGCGGCGCTGCTGCTGGCCCGGCAGGGCGCCCGGGTCACCGTCGTCGCCCGCACGGCCGCCGACGTCGAGGCGGTCGCCGGTGAGATCGGCGACGCCGGCGGCGCCGCGCACTGGATCGCCGCCGACTGCGCGGAACCGGTGGCCGCCGAAGGGGCCGTGGCGGAGGCGGCGGACCTGATGGGCGGGCTCGACATCCTGGTCGGCAACGTCGGCGGCTGGGGCGACGCGCCGGGCGTGACGGGACCGCTGACCGGGGTCACCGCGGCGGCGATCGACTCCGTGTTCGGGATGAACGTCAAGGCGCCGCTGCTCACGATGATGGCCGCCGCCCGTGCGATGACCGCGCAGGGGACCGGCGGCGCCATCGTCTCCACCGCCTCGATCGACGGCCTGTTCCCCGCCCCCGGCGAGGCCCTGTACGGAGCGGCCAAGGCCGCCCTGATCAGCCTGACGAGCACCCTCGCGTACGAACTCGGGCCGAGCGGCATCCGGGTCAACGCCGTCGCCCCCGCCCTGATCGAGACCGCGATGACCGAGCCGTGGCTGGCGGACCCGGACGACCGGCAGGACCGCGCGTCCCTCTATCCGCTGGGCCGGTTCGGCACCCCCGACGACGTCGCCGCGGCTGTGCTCTACCTGTGCGGCGACCAGGCCGGCTGGATCTCGGGGGTCACGCTCCCGGTCCACGGCGGCCAGCAGGCCACGAGCGACGCCTTCCGCTGGGTGCGCGCCCACAACCCGGTACCGCCGCACCGTCTCATCTGACGCCGGCCGGCCCGCGCACGTCCCGGGGCCGCGCGCGTCGCGGCCCGGCACATCCGAAGGAGAACGATCACATGCCCTCGCAGCCGCCCGTCGAGGGGGGTGGCCGGTCCGCCCGCCGCGGGTCGCCGCTCCTCGCGATGCTCGGGATGGTGCCGTCCGTGAGCCTGCCGCTGGCCGGACTGCTGCTGTTCGCGCTGGTCGGGGCCGCCCTCGCGCCGGTGGCCCTGACGGTCGCCAACGGCCGCCTGGTCGACGTCGTGTCGGGCGCCGCCGACCTCGACCGGGCCTCCCAGCTCCGGCAGGTCACCGTCCTCGGCGTCCTGATCGCCCTCGGCTTCCTGCTCCAGCAGCTCCTGGTCGTGGTGGCCCAGCAGACGGCCGACGCCCTCGGGCGGCGGCTCACCCGGCGGCTGCGCGACCGCGTCATGGCGGCGACGCTCGCCCCCACCGGCATCGGCCACCTGGAGGACACGGAGACGCTCGACCTCGTGACGGGGGCGCAGGGCGTCGGCACGGCCGGCTTCACCCCGCGCGACGCCCTGATCGCCACCGCCAACATCGGCACCGCCAGGCTCCAGGCGGTGGCCTGCGCAGCCGTGATCGCCGTCTTCCACTGGTGGCTCGCTCTGGCCCTGCTGGCCGGCTTCGCCGTCCTGACCAGCGGGTTCGTCGCCGACTACCGGCGCGGCCAGCAGGCGTTGATGGGGACGCCCGCGCGGCTGCGGCGCCCCTCGTACGTACGCGACTTCACGCGCGACGCGGACGCGGCCAAGGAGATCCGGGTCTTCGGGCTGCGCGAGTGGCTCGACCTGCGCTTCCACCAGGAGTGGCGGATCGCCATGGCGGGCCTGTGGCGGGCGCGCCACGACGGCCGTCTCCTGATGCCCGCGCTGTCCGCCGGCGTGATGGCCGTGCAGCTCGGCGGCTTCACCGTCCTCGGGATCGCCGCGGCCGACGGCGACCTGAGCGCGGGGCGCTTCACCGTCTACGCGGGCGCGCTGCTCGGCCTCGGCGCCGTCATGGGCGTCGGCCCGGACAACGTGAAGATCGACCAGGGGGCCGCCGCCATCCCGCTGGTCCGCGAGCTGGAACGCGCCCTGCCGCCCGCCCCCGCCCCGGCACCCGCCGTTCCCGCCGCCCGGGCCGCGGACGGGCCGCCCGGCGGGCCGCCGCCGGCCGTCCGCTTCGAGGCGGTCGGCTTCCGCTACCCGGGGCGGTCCGAGCCGGTCTTCAGCGGTTTCGACCTCGACATCCCGGCCGGCCGCTCCCTGGCCGTCGTCGGCGTCAACGGCGCGGGCAAGAGCACCCTGGTCAAGCTGCTGTCCGGCATGTACCGGCCGCAGTCGGGCCGTGTCCTGATCGACGGCGTACCGCTGGCGGAGACCGACATCCCCGGGTGGCAGCGGCGGATCGGCGCCGTCTTCCAGGACTTCGTCCACTACGAGCTGAGCGCCGCGGACAACGTGGGGCTCGGCGCCGTCGGACACCTCGACGACCGGGAGGGCCTGCGGGTCTGCGCCGAGCGGGCCGGCGCCCTGGAGGTGATCGACCGTCTCGACCACGGCTGGGACAACCTGCTGTCCCCCAGGTTCCCCGGCGGCCGCGACCTGTCCGGCGGCGAGTGGCAGCGGCTCGCGCTGGCCCGCGCGCTGTTCGCGGTCCGGCACGGCGCCCGGCTGCTGATCCTCGACGAACCGGCCTCCGCCCTCGACGTACGGGCCGAGGCGGAGCTGAACGACCGGTTCCTCTCGCTCACCGAGGGAGTCACCTCCGTGCTCATCTCCCACCGCTTCTCCACCACCCGCCGGGCCGACCGGATCGTCGTCCTCGAACACGGCCGGATCCTGGAGAGCGGCAGCCACGACGAACTCGTCGCCGCCGGCGGGGCGTACGCCCGGATGTTCCGCATCCAGGCCGACCGGTTCGACACCCCGCGCACGGGCGGTGAGGCGCGTGCGTGAGTCCCTGCGCGGCCTCGCCGCCGCCTTCGCGCTGTCGTTCCGCGCCGACCGCGCCCGCGCGCTGCCGTTCGCCGTCCTGTTCAGCCTCCGCCCGCTGACCCTCGTGGCCTCCGCGTACGGGCTGAAGCTCGCCATCGAGGCCATCCAGGACGACGACCTCGGCTCGGCCATCGGGCTCGCCGCCGGCATCGCCCTGATCAACGCGCTCGGCTTCGCCGCCGGCGCGGTGGCGATCCGCCTCGCGGTCCCCCTCATCGAGCAGACCGCCCACCTCGTCGACCGGGAACTCATGCGGCTCTCGACCACACCGGTCGAGCCGCCGCAACGCTCCGGCTGGCTCGACGACCTTGAGGCGCTGGCCGCCGAACGCATGCACCTGGCGGAGGGCTGCGACGTCACCTCGCTGCTCATCGGCGCCGTGCTGCGGGCCGTCGCCACCGGGCTCGCGCTCGCCTTCGTCGATCCGCTCCTGCTGTTCCTGCCGCTGCTCGCCTGGCCCTCACTGGCCGCCGGCTCCCGGATGGAACGGCTCAGGCAGCGGACCCTCACCGACACGGCCGCCGACCAGCGCCACGCCCGGTTCCTGTTCGAGCAGGCCACCACCGCCGGCCCGGCGAAGGAACTGCGCGTCTACGGCCTGCGCGACGAGTTCCGCGCCCGCCACCTGCGCCACCTGCTCGCGGCCGACGCCCGTCTCGACCGCGCCGGCCTGCTGGGCACGCTGTACGCCGCCGGCGGCTGGCTGGTCTTCGCCGCCGGGTACGCCGGGGCCGTGATCCTCGTGGCCCGCCAGGCCGTCACCGGCGCGATCGGCCTCGGCGACGTCGTCCTCACCCTGACGCTGGTCGCCAGCGTCAGCCAGCAGATGGCGCAGACCGTGCGCTTCGGCAACGCGGTCAACAACAGCAAGGAGGCGGGGTCCCGGCTGCTGCGGCTGCGCGCGCGGGCACGGGCCGCCGAGCAGCTCTGGACCGGCACCCTGCCCGCGCCCCGGCGGCTCGCCCGCGGCATCGAACTGCGCGGTCTCGGCTACCGGTACGCCGACGCGGACCGCGACGCGCTCACCGACGCCGACCTGTTCCTGCCGGCCGGCAGCGTCGTCGGCGTCGTCGGCGACAACGGGGCCGGCAAGAGCACCCTGGTCCGCCTCCTCGCCGGCCTGATCACCCCCACCCGCGGCGCCGTCCTGATCGACGGCACCGACCTGCGCGACCTCGACCTCGCCGACTGGCGCTCCCGGATCACCGCCGGATTTCAGGACTTCGCCAAGCCCGAGTTCCTGCTGCGCGAGACCGTCGGCATGGGCGACCTCTCCCGGATCGACGACACCCGGGCCGTCACCGGCGCCCTGCGGGCCGCCGACGCCGAGGCGCTGCCCGACACCCTCGGCGGCGGCCTCGACACCCCGCTCGGGCGCAGCTTCGACGACGGGACCGACCTGTCCGGCGGCCAGTGGCAGAAGCTCGCCGTCGCCCGCGCCATGATGCTCCCCGCCCCGCTGCTGCTCCTCCTCGACGAGCCGACGGCGGCCATCGACCCGGCCGCCGAACAGGTCCTCCTCGACCGGTACGCGGCGGCGGCGCGCGCCGTCGGCCGGGCCACCGGCGCGATCACCCTGCTCGTCTCGCACCGGCTCGGCAGCATGCGCGACACCGACCTGATCGTGGTGCTGCGCGAGAGCCGGATCGCCGAGGTCGGCACGCACGACGAACTCCTCGCCGTCGACGGCCCGTACGCACAGCTCCAGGCACTGCAACGCCGGGCGTACCGGTGAGCCGACGCCCCGGTGGCCCGACCTCGTGACCCGACGCCCCGGCCGCGCCAGCGGACCACGGGCACCCGTCCGAAAGGAACCCCCGCCCGATGCGTACCGCCCCGCTGCACACCCTGCCCTTCCACCCGCCGGCCGCCCCGCTGCAACGGCGACTGTGGCTGACCACGCAGTACGCCCGGGAGAAGCCCGCCTACAACCTCGCCTACGGCTGGCGGGTCGACGGCCCGTTCGACCCGGCCGCCTTCCACGCCGCGCTGACCGTCATGACGACCCGGCACGAGGCGCTGCGCAGCACGTTCACCCTGCGGGAGGGCGAGCTGCTGCGCGTCGTCCATCCCGAACTGCCGCCCGACTTCACCCTCGTCGAGGACGTCGCCGAGTCCGATGTCCGTGAACTGGCCCGGCAGGAGGCGACGACCCGGTTCGACCTGGGCAGCGGCCCGCTGCTGCGCTGCCGGGTCCTGCGGCACGGCCCGGCCCTGCACAGTGTGCTGCTCACCGTGCACCACATCAGCGTGGACGGCCGGGCGATGGGCGTCGTACGGGAGGAGATCGCCGCCTGCTACGAGGCGTTCGTCCAGGGACGGCCCCACCCCCTGCCGCCGGTCCACCGCCAGTTCTCCGACTTCGCCGCCTGGCAGCAGGAGGGGCTCGACACCGGGCGCTTCGACCCCCAGATCGCGTACTGGAAGGAGCGGCTCGCGGGCATCACGGGCCCCGCGCCGCTGCCGTTCCTCAAACCGCGGCCCGCGGTCCGGGGACGGGAGGGCCGCTGGGAGGAGATCCTCTGCGACGTGCCGCTCACCGAGGCGGCCCGCCGGCTCGCGGTGGGCGCGCGGACCAGCGTCTCGACCGTGCTGATCGCCGCGGTCGCCCGGTGGCTCGCCGGCGAGACGGGCCTCGGGGAGGCCGTGCTCGGGATGTCGACGGCCGGGCGGTCGCTGCCGGAGTTCGACCGCCTGGTGGGGCTGAGCACGAATACCCTCCCGCTGCGCATCCCGGTCACGGGGGCGGCACCCGAGCGGCTGATCGGCGAGACGCGTTCGGTCATGCTCGCGGCGATGGAGAACCAGGACGTGCCGTTCCCGCTGCTGATGCAGGAGATCGGGCTGCCCCGCGCCCTGCCGGTCAACCCGCTCGCCCAGGTCCTGGTCGCCCTGCGCGACGGCCTCGGCCAACCGCTGCTGCTGGCCGGCGCCGAGGTGACACCGCTCCCGGCGGCGGCCCTGACCAGCACCACCGACATGACACTCGAACTCGACCCGCGGCCCGACGGGACGATCCGCGGCGGGCTGCTGTACTCGCCGGAGCTGATCGACCCGGCGGTGGCGGCACGGCTCGCGGCGGGTCTGGTCGGCGCGCTGGAGGACATGACGTCGCGACCGCGCGGGCAGAGGCCCCCCGCCGGCCCCCCGGAGCCCGGACCGGCCGCCGATCCCGTACCGTCCCCCGCTTCCGCTCCCGTCACCGACGCCCTTCCCCCGGCGGCCGCCGATCCCTCGGTCCGTCAGCACGCCGCCGAACTGTGGCAACGGCTGCTCGACGGCGCGGACCCGGCGGACGACGACGACTTCTTCGCCTCCGGGGGCGACTCGCTGCTCGCCGCCGAGTTCATGGTGCTGCTCGGCGGTGCCCTGGACTGCTCGCTGCCGCTCGACCTGCCGGTCGGCCGTCCCACGTTCGGCGCGCTCGTCGCCGCCGTGACCGAGCAGCGTGCCGGGGCGCGGCGGTGACGGCGATCGTGGTCAAGTACGGGGGCGCCGCGATGGACGGCGGGCGCCTGTCCGCCACGGCGATGCGGGACCTGACCGTACTGGCCCGCGGCGGCCGGCGGCTCGTCCTGGTCCACGGCGGCGGCCGTGAGGTGACCGAGGAGGCCGCCCGGCGCGGCCTGGCCCCGCGCTTCGTGGACGGCCTGCGGGTCACCGACCCGGAGATGATGGACGTCGTCCGCATGGTGCTCGTCGGCCGGATCAACAAGGACCTGGTCGGCCAGCTCCGGCGCGCCGGCGTACCGGCGATCGGCCTGTCCGGCGAGGACGCCGGCCTGCTGACGGCGCGGACGCTGCTGGTCGACGGCGTCCCGAGGCTCGGCCGGGTCGGCGAGGTGGCCGCCGTCGACACGAAGGCGCTGACCATGGCGTGGGACGCGGGCCTGCTGCCGGTGGTCGCCGGCGTCGCACCCGACGCGGCTGGCCTCCCCCACAACCTGAACGCCGACACCGCCGCCGCGGCACTGGCCGCCGCGCTGCCCGCCGAGCGGCTGGTCTACGTCAGCGACGTGGAGGGCCTGATGGCGGACCCGCCCGATCCCGCGTCGGTCATCCCGCGCATGGCCAGCGCGGACCTGGCGGCCCTGCTGCGCGACCGGCCGCCACGCGACGGCATGCTGCCGAAGCTGTCCGGAGCCCTCACCGCACTGCGCTCGGGCGTCCCGATCGTCCGCCTGGTGGGCGACCACGCACTGCTCAGCGCATCAACCACCGACACAGGACGGGGCACCACTCTGCACGTCTGACGACGGCCGTTCGGGACGCTCTGCGGCATCATGTCGCCGTGAACTTCGAGACACTGATAGACGTCTGGCAGAGACTCCTCCGCAACTCCCCTCATTCGTGGGTCCTGTTCGAGCACGGCACGTGTGTCGTGCTGACCACCCCCGAAGGGGAGCCTGCCGAGCAGGCCACCGCTCTCCTGGAGGAGTTCGGCCCGGTGCACGCCGGCTCTCCGGCGGGAGACTTCCGGGTGATCGACCTGAAGGACGCCGAGGGGTGGGCCGTCACCGGGCATCACAAGGACGTCCTCACCTACGTCGGCCCCGACGAGCTCGACGACCGGTCGACTGTCACGGTCGGACTGCTCGGACGTGCCAAACGCGATCAGGACGGCACCGAACTGCACGTCGTCCACGTCGAGGACAAGCGGGACTGACAGCGGACAACCTCAAGCGAACCTCTGAACCGGCCCACCGGACCACCGCACCCCTACTCCATACGCCTACGTATGGCTACGCTCACCGAGGTGCCCTCCCCCGCAGACCACGCGCGGGAGAGGGCACCTGCCACGCCGTTCCCGCCGGGCTCCGGGAATCACCCCACGGCCGCGACGGCGCGGATACGGCGCCGGAGTTCCGTCGCTCCCGCGTGCCCGCGCAGATCGGGCCGGTCCGCCAGGTCGGCTTCCAGGCCGAGGAGCGTGCCGCGCGTGTGTCCGGACCGGACGGTCGCGGCATAGGCCAGGAGCGGGGTCGCCGTGACGAGGGTCCGTTCGATGTCGCCCCTCCGCAGGCAGGAGCGCGCCAGCCACACGCCGTGCAGAAGGGCGTCCCGGTCCTGGACGTGTTCGGCGTGGGCTCCGAGCCACGGCGTGATCAACGGGTCGGCCTCATCGAGGAGCGCGGTGCCGTCATCACCGGCGAACGCGGCGGTGATGAGCGTCTGCCCGGTGACGACGCGGAGGTCGGTGAGCCAGTACAGCCACGGTGGCCGGGTGGCAAGGGTGTCCGTATCGGCGAGGTGGGTCAGGGCCTCGTCGGTGGATCGGCGCATGCCGTGGACATCACCGACGGCGGCGCTCGCATGGGCGTGGCGCGCGCTGGCGAGCGCCCGGGTGGCCGGCGGGGTACCGCGGGCCGCGGTGATGCCGGCGTTGGCGAGGGCGATGGCCTCGCGGTGCCGGTGCATGCCGATGGCCTGGTAGGTCATGCAGCCGAGGATGTGCGAGATCAACGCGGCATCACCCACCTCGTGCGCCGCTGTCAGCGCGGTGCGGAAGTAACGCTGACCAAGCCCCTGCTGCCCGGCATCCATGGCCATCCACCCGGCGGTCTGGGCGAGTTGCGCCCACAGGTGGACGGTGCGGGTACGGGTGGCCCGGCTGTCGAACCGCCCGGTGCGGACGTAGTCGGCCAGCATGGTGTGGTGCCGGTGCGCGTGCGCGAGGGTGGAGACGTCACCCCCCTCCGCGTCATCGCACCCAGCCCGATGAGGGTCTCACCCCTGGTCCCCAGAGAGATGTCAGGGAGACGGATTCTCCGACTGCTTCTCCGATGACGTGAGCGGTGATTGTGGGGAGCGGCTCCCTGGGGATACGCCCCTTGAGCCACTCCGCGACGGTGGAACGCGCCGCATAGGCGGGACCGAGCACGTGATTGAGTTCGCAGGCGAGCCGGCCCGGACTCCATCCCAGCTTGTCGAGGTAGTGCCTGAGCTGTGCGTTCGGCCCGTCGCGTCCAGCCATGTCCCGTCCCCTTGAGCCCCCGAGGGAATCGGAGGATAGCGAGCGACGCGGCTGCCCGTACCCGTCGCATGACAACTCCCGACCCGATGCCGCCAAGTCGGCGCACGGGCGCGGATATCGGGCTCAGTCGACGCGTCCTGGGAGCTGACCGATCTGAGAGGTGTATACGGGGCTCCCCTTCTGGATCCGGTGATGGCCACCTCGTACCTGACATGTCTTCCGCACTACTCGGCGCGCAGTCTCCTCCGGGGGGTCGCTCACCTCACGGAGCGTGCAACAGCCCATTGGCGGCCCGGTGGGGGGTTGCGTATCGACTACCCGCTTCCCGCGGCGCACGTGTCGCCGCGCCGGCTCCGGACGGGAGCCGATCCTGTCGCCTACTTCGATCACCATCTGACGCAGGTCATCGCCCGTCGCCGCTTCGACCCGGCCCGCAGCGCGGTGGAGTGCTCGGGCGGACTCGACAGCTCCACCGTGGCGCAGAGTCTCGCCGCCGCGGTACGGGAGCCGGTCAGGGTGGGGGCTCTGCACATCGGTGGGCCGCCCGGGGAACAGCAGCTCAGACGGCGGGCCGAGATGGCCGAACGGGCCGGGTGGGGAGCTGACACGCTGGTGCCGATGGCCGACCATCTGCCGTTCGCGCCTGGCGGGCCTCGGGCCGGCGGAGCGCTTGTCGGCGTCGAGGGTGCTTACACCGAGGCGCTCGGCGTCCTCTATTCGGCCTGGCGTGACGCAGGCGTCCGCTGGGTGTTCACCGGGGTGGCCGGTGACGAACTGCTGGGTTTGCGGCCGGAGGAACGGCGGCAGATCGGGGACCCGTGGCGTGTCCAGGAGTCGGGAGACTGGCTGGGCGACGCAGCCCGTACGGCGCTCGATCTCGTCGGCCGTGATCTGGCGCCCGCCTCGGTGCTGTTGGTGTCCGCGCTGCAAGGACTGGCGACGCATTCACCCGGCGCGTTGCGGCACGGACTGTGGCCGGTGAACCCTTTGGCCGAACCGGCATTGCTGCGGTTCGGGGAGTCCCTGCCGCTGGAGTGGCGCCGGCACAAACGGCTGCTGAGGGTACGGATGGAGCGACTCGGTCTGTCGCAGGAGGTCACCGACCCGCCGCTGCGGGAGAACTTCGGCCCCGACCTGGAGACGGCCATGGCCGTGCACGGGCTTCCGCTGCTGGACAGCCTGATGGATGACTCGGCCCTCGGCCGGGCGCGGCTGCTGGATGTCGCAGCCGTACGGCGGGCCGCCCGCGCGGCACGTGGGGACGGGGCGCTGGCACGGCGGTTGTACCGTCCACTGATGCTGGAGGTCGCCGTGCGGTCGTGGAGCCGCGCGTGACGTTGGAGGGAGGTGAGAACGAGGAGCTCACCCCCCTCCAACGGGTCAGAGGTCCCCCGCCCTCCACCGTTCCTCCTCGGCGCGCAGGGCGTCCGGGTCGGGGAGCCGTTCCCTCACCGTGTCCAGCCAGGAGTGCAGCAGTTCCTCGAAGACGTCGTCATTGGCGGAATGAGGTCCGTCATCGACGGCGAAGAAGGCGAGAAGCCGGCGGGCCGCAGGCTGGTCGCTGGCACAACCGCACAGAGTCGCCTCGCGGAAGCCGTCGATCCGCCGCCCGCTCCGGTTGTCCCAGCTGTGGCGGAAGCGGGCGGTCAGCAGCACCGGCTCCCGGCATGCCCGGCAAGCGGCGGCGGGAACAGACCGCATGAGAAGTCCGCTCAACAGGCTCGTTCCGCCGGTCATGCGACGCCCACCCACGCCTCCGCTCCGAACGCGCCCTTCACGTCGCTGGCAATGGTCGTGGAATTCACCTTGACCGGCAGCGCGTACAGCGTCGTCTTGTGCATTCCGCGGACCTTGAGCTGCACGGGGGAGTCTCCCGGATGAGCCTGGAGGATGCGCTTGAGTTCGCCGACGGACTGTTCGGTGAGACGGTTCCACGGAAGGGAGAGCTGTACGGGGGGCCGCCCCCCGTGCTCCGCCGAGGAGACGTCCAGGATCGACAGTTCCCGGCCGAAGACGTTGAGCGTGCCGTCGCGGTCCTCGATCTTGCCCTTCACGCTGATGACGTTGTCCTCGATCAGGGCGTGCGAGACGAGCTGGTAGGACGCCGGGAAGAACAGGACTTCGATGGTGCTGTCCCGGTCCGCGAGCTGGACGATGGCCCAGGCGTTGCCCTGCTTGGTCATCTTGCGCTGAATACCGGTGATGAGGCCGGAGAGCTGCACGTCACCGCTGGTACGGCCGGAGGTGTGCAGTTCGGTGATGGAGCAGTCGCGCGCACCGGCGAGGATGTGCTCGGCGCCGTCCAGAGGATGGGCCGAGACGTACAGGCCCAGCATCTCCCGTTCTGCGGCGAGGAGCTGCCGGCGTGACCACTCCGTCTCGTCCACGGGGAAGTCGAGGCCGAACGCGGTGTCCTG
Proteins encoded:
- a CDS encoding TIGR03621 family F420-dependent LLM class oxidoreductase, which translates into the protein MTHHPFRFAVTATGDQPGADWPGFARRAEDLGYDLLLVTDHVSQGLAPLPALAAAAAVTTRIGLGTYVLGNDLRNPVLLAQEAATVDALSGGRLTLGLGAGWLPADYRSTGIPFAPGAERLARLTETVTVVDELLTTGSCHHEGRHHTVHVDDFAPRRPDGTRPDLLLGGARRGALALAARHADTVSLLPRTTAEHTIDRRDTAPDALDRKIAHVREAAGPRFDHLRLNHVLWECMVLPDPRPVLDVFARAMDETPEQVADNPAMLIGSATSAAEQVERRRERWGLSTVTVPAGAMEAMAPVVAALSGK
- a CDS encoding SDR family oxidoreductase produces the protein MSEPFRLDGRRALITGAGRGIGRAAALLLARQGARVTVVARTAADVEAVAGEIGDAGGAAHWIAADCAEPVAAEGAVAEAADLMGGLDILVGNVGGWGDAPGVTGPLTGVTAAAIDSVFGMNVKAPLLTMMAAARAMTAQGTGGAIVSTASIDGLFPAPGEALYGAAKAALISLTSTLAYELGPSGIRVNAVAPALIETAMTEPWLADPDDRQDRASLYPLGRFGTPDDVAAAVLYLCGDQAGWISGVTLPVHGGQQATSDAFRWVRAHNPVPPHRLI
- a CDS encoding ABC transporter ATP-binding protein, whose amino-acid sequence is MPSQPPVEGGGRSARRGSPLLAMLGMVPSVSLPLAGLLLFALVGAALAPVALTVANGRLVDVVSGAADLDRASQLRQVTVLGVLIALGFLLQQLLVVVAQQTADALGRRLTRRLRDRVMAATLAPTGIGHLEDTETLDLVTGAQGVGTAGFTPRDALIATANIGTARLQAVACAAVIAVFHWWLALALLAGFAVLTSGFVADYRRGQQALMGTPARLRRPSYVRDFTRDADAAKEIRVFGLREWLDLRFHQEWRIAMAGLWRARHDGRLLMPALSAGVMAVQLGGFTVLGIAAADGDLSAGRFTVYAGALLGLGAVMGVGPDNVKIDQGAAAIPLVRELERALPPAPAPAPAVPAARAADGPPGGPPPAVRFEAVGFRYPGRSEPVFSGFDLDIPAGRSLAVVGVNGAGKSTLVKLLSGMYRPQSGRVLIDGVPLAETDIPGWQRRIGAVFQDFVHYELSAADNVGLGAVGHLDDREGLRVCAERAGALEVIDRLDHGWDNLLSPRFPGGRDLSGGEWQRLALARALFAVRHGARLLILDEPASALDVRAEAELNDRFLSLTEGVTSVLISHRFSTTRRADRIVVLEHGRILESGSHDELVAAGGAYARMFRIQADRFDTPRTGGEARA
- a CDS encoding ABC transporter ATP-binding protein encodes the protein MRESLRGLAAAFALSFRADRARALPFAVLFSLRPLTLVASAYGLKLAIEAIQDDDLGSAIGLAAGIALINALGFAAGAVAIRLAVPLIEQTAHLVDRELMRLSTTPVEPPQRSGWLDDLEALAAERMHLAEGCDVTSLLIGAVLRAVATGLALAFVDPLLLFLPLLAWPSLAAGSRMERLRQRTLTDTAADQRHARFLFEQATTAGPAKELRVYGLRDEFRARHLRHLLAADARLDRAGLLGTLYAAGGWLVFAAGYAGAVILVARQAVTGAIGLGDVVLTLTLVASVSQQMAQTVRFGNAVNNSKEAGSRLLRLRARARAAEQLWTGTLPAPRRLARGIELRGLGYRYADADRDALTDADLFLPAGSVVGVVGDNGAGKSTLVRLLAGLITPTRGAVLIDGTDLRDLDLADWRSRITAGFQDFAKPEFLLRETVGMGDLSRIDDTRAVTGALRAADAEALPDTLGGGLDTPLGRSFDDGTDLSGGQWQKLAVARAMMLPAPLLLLLDEPTAAIDPAAEQVLLDRYAAAARAVGRATGAITLLVSHRLGSMRDTDLIVVLRESRIAEVGTHDELLAVDGPYAQLQALQRRAYR
- a CDS encoding condensation domain-containing protein, with protein sequence MRTAPLHTLPFHPPAAPLQRRLWLTTQYAREKPAYNLAYGWRVDGPFDPAAFHAALTVMTTRHEALRSTFTLREGELLRVVHPELPPDFTLVEDVAESDVRELARQEATTRFDLGSGPLLRCRVLRHGPALHSVLLTVHHISVDGRAMGVVREEIAACYEAFVQGRPHPLPPVHRQFSDFAAWQQEGLDTGRFDPQIAYWKERLAGITGPAPLPFLKPRPAVRGREGRWEEILCDVPLTEAARRLAVGARTSVSTVLIAAVARWLAGETGLGEAVLGMSTAGRSLPEFDRLVGLSTNTLPLRIPVTGAAPERLIGETRSVMLAAMENQDVPFPLLMQEIGLPRALPVNPLAQVLVALRDGLGQPLLLAGAEVTPLPAAALTSTTDMTLELDPRPDGTIRGGLLYSPELIDPAVAARLAAGLVGALEDMTSRPRGQRPPAGPPEPGPAADPVPSPASAPVTDALPPAAADPSVRQHAAELWQRLLDGADPADDDDFFASGGDSLLAAEFMVLLGGALDCSLPLDLPVGRPTFGALVAAVTEQRAGARR
- the argB gene encoding acetylglutamate kinase; this translates as MTAIVVKYGGAAMDGGRLSATAMRDLTVLARGGRRLVLVHGGGREVTEEAARRGLAPRFVDGLRVTDPEMMDVVRMVLVGRINKDLVGQLRRAGVPAIGLSGEDAGLLTARTLLVDGVPRLGRVGEVAAVDTKALTMAWDAGLLPVVAGVAPDAAGLPHNLNADTAAAALAAALPAERLVYVSDVEGLMADPPDPASVIPRMASADLAALLRDRPPRDGMLPKLSGALTALRSGVPIVRLVGDHALLSASTTDTGRGTTLHV
- a CDS encoding asparagine synthase-related protein, with the translated sequence MRIDYPLPAAHVSPRRLRTGADPVAYFDHHLTQVIARRRFDPARSAVECSGGLDSSTVAQSLAAAVREPVRVGALHIGGPPGEQQLRRRAEMAERAGWGADTLVPMADHLPFAPGGPRAGGALVGVEGAYTEALGVLYSAWRDAGVRWVFTGVAGDELLGLRPEERRQIGDPWRVQESGDWLGDAARTALDLVGRDLAPASVLLVSALQGLATHSPGALRHGLWPVNPLAEPALLRFGESLPLEWRRHKRLLRVRMERLGLSQEVTDPPLRENFGPDLETAMAVHGLPLLDSLMDDSALGRARLLDVAAVRRAARAARGDGALARRLYRPLMLEVAVRSWSRA
- a CDS encoding DUF6300 family protein, yielding MTGGTSLLSGLLMRSVPAAACRACREPVLLTARFRHSWDNRSGRRIDGFREATLCGCASDQPAARRLLAFFAVDDGPHSANDDVFEELLHSWLDTVRERLPDPDALRAEEERWRAGDL